GCAGGAACTTCTAGCACTCGTCACGGGTCTTGCACACTACCTAAAAATCCTCATTCGGATTGCTCTTACCGGGGCACTCAAACTCGAACGCGAAAACGAAAATGTATCTTCGACCGGAGAGGTGATCATCGTTCGTGACGCGATGGCTGGTTTCCTTGACAAACTCCATCTTTTGGCCGTGCAACAAGGAAATCCTTCGGCCAGGAGGCTCATAAAGGGGAAAGGAGCAGTAACAATGGTCAACGGCATGGCCGGAGAAGATGATGGTTGGAGACCCGATTTAAACCAAGGAACGCAAGGTGTAACATACGGATTTAGGAGTTTGGCGCCGGAATATGCAGGAGAAAGTCCGTTCAATCCTCTGAGTGGTGGCGGTGGCATAGGTCCGTCAGACAGCTCTGGGATTCTCGGCGATGGGAGTGAAGCAGAAGGATCCTCGTCAAGACACGTATCCTCGAGTCACCCTCCTAGCGATCTGTGCATCAAATGTAATTTGACGGTGGAAGAAGATTGCGTAAGGTTGGGAACCTATCAGAGATGGCATTCGCAATGCGTACAGTGTCCAGTCTGTGGCAAAGTTGCTGCCGCTCCTATTCCtgcgaaggaaaaggaagggTCATCATCAGGAGCGGCTCAGGATTCTAGTTCGAGTTCGCAGGCAACCTCAAATGCAGTCCCACCCGCTAACGGACCATCGCCATCCGCGGCACAGCAGCCCCCGAAACCCACAACTTCGCGGCGGCCCCCTGCGAATGTTTCGATATTTGTATATGAGGTTTCGTCCATTGTGGAAACGACATCGTTTGGGATGGTACCAATTGTTATCTTGTGTACCGAACATGCACACGCAGGGTGCAAAGGCGGCTTCAAAGCAGTGCAGAGACTGGAACAGTATGCATTCCTGTTGAACGTTGCCTTGAGGCGGCTGTACCTCCTGTTGAGGAGGCAAGGTGTAGTTCCGGACTCTCCCGGTGAGTTGAACGTTTTGTTCATTTTTGAAAGTGGACTAATATGTGTTCACGATTCTTTTCATCGCCTTCTCGCTACCTCTATCAAATCCACCTCATGCGAATACTAACACGGGACTCCATTCTAATCGATGATATATTCATCATGAAAAACAGCCGTTCCTTCCAGCCCCCCACAAGCCGATTCTGACCCTTACCGCAACTCTGCCGATATCATGCGTATGAAGCAGGTTCACTTGGGCAGAAAACTTTCCTCGACTGCTCGATTACCGAAACGGAGTACGATCGTGGAAAGTCCCACAGGCAGGAGCGTAGCGCCGTCGGAAATTCATCACAAGAGTCAGGACGGAAGGCAACATCATCACCAACAGCACCCACAGCATGGCCAATCCCAAGCTCAACAGAGCAAGTCGCCGTCGCTTTCAAACCAGCCACCCCCGTTGTCATTGCAGCAGCAACATTTTCAACAGCAGCAATATCAGCAGCATttacagcagcagcagataCGACATGGTGCTGGACCTGAATGGGGGGTTCACCAGGGTCAAGGGCAAGTAATAAAACCACCTTTTGCGAGGAATAATACGGAGGTCATGATCGTGGATGAAAGTGCACCTAATTCACCCTCGATCGGGGATGAAGCTGGGCCGATGGGTATGGGTGGCGTTCATATTAATAGTAGTGGCGCCACGGTCCAGGAAGGTATCACACTTGCGGATTTACCACAGCTGATGGAAGCTGCTCAGGCGAGGGAACAACAGCGGTCGCTTCCAAGGTTGAATTCGATACCGTACATTGCCGAGCTGAGTGCACTTGAACTGGCGATCATCAAGCATTCGGCAGTATTGGCATTGAGCAAGAGTCACTTAAAGGATCagttggatcttgatgagctGTTGGAGCTCGTGGAGATCAAGAAGAGCGGTTTTTGGAAGACCCTATTCAAGGGGGATAAGAAGAACGTTAAGAAGAAAGGTAAATATCATCGAAGCTTTCTTCGAAACGTGACTTACTCGTTCGTTGTAGGCGTCTTCGGGATTCCACTGGAATTACTCGTGGAAAAGGAAGGCGTAGATTCCTTACTTGGAGCGTCAAGAGCAACTTTAAGAGTACCTACCTTCATTGACGATGTAATCTCTGCTATGCGACAGATGGGTAAGCTTGCGCCTCTTCCCGTGTGGATAAAGTTTGGACTGACCCTGACTTTCATATACTCCATAGACATGTCAGTGGAGGGCATCTTTAGGAAGAACGGCAATATACGGCGGTTAAAAGAGCTCACTGAGGCGATCGATAGGGACCCTCTCTCTGTCGATCTGACACAAGACAATCCTGTTCAGCTCGCAGCTTTACTCAAGAAATTCTTACGGGATCTACCTGATCCACTACTGACGTTCAAATTGCATCGATTATTGGTCGCATCTCAGAGTAAGTTCATTCTGACGTAGTTTCCTTCACTACTTCATCCCTCGGCTTTCAGGTGTTCCTCAGGAAGCAGACCGCAAACGGCTACTACACATGTTATCGATCATCATGCCAAAGTCACACCGGGACACCATGGAGGTCTTGTTCGTCTTCCTCAAGTGGGTGGCATCATTTGCCCACATGGATGAGGAGACGGGTAGCAAGATGGACTCGGGGAACCTTGCAACAGTTATCTGTCCTAGTATCCTGTATTCGCGGGGACGGGACCCAGCTCGAGACGAAAGTTTTGGTGCCATTCGCGTCGTGACTTCACTTCTGGAGAATCAGGACGAGTTTTTCGCGGTTCCTGAGGAGTTCATGTCCATCTTGCATGATCAGGATTACTTTGCAAACTCTATGGAACTTCCTGCAAAAGACTTCATGAGAAAATGCGAAACGTACCAGAGGCTAAAATCAGGGAACGGACGTACTCCGGTACCTGGAGGACCTGGTCAGCTGTATAATGGTCACAATGGAAGTGCTCCACGGTTCCCTACGCCTCTTACACCGAACGTCGAAAGACCTCAACCTACGATGATGATGGGCGGAGGACCGCCTCCGACAGATCGAAGACCTCTTCCCACTGGTTCACCTTCATCTTATAACCTTCCACATCCGCATCATCCTCCTATGGCGCAACCCACTGCCACCTACCCTGCAAGTTCCGTAAACAGTCCAGCTTCCCAGAGTATGGCAACATTGACGTCGCCTCGGACACCGCAGCCGTCTTCAGAGGAGCGGCAGAACATCACTCGGCCAATAACTTCTAACGGAGTTTCTTCACGGCCAACTTCGTATGTACAATCAAGGCCAAGTATGGAACAACAGCACCATTCTGCAAACTCATTTAATAACGGGTACCAGCCCGCTTTGCGGCAACGTACATGACGGCTCGAATCTCGATGCTGTATGCTTTCCTCAAGATATTCGCGCCTCTACTTTCATACATCCAGCACCGCAGATCGtttgtcgttgtcgttgCACTCTGCTCGTTGTCCCGCTCTTTTgtgtttcttctttttggATTGCGTCATTAAGTGTAGTTTATACTGCCCATTCCAGTTTCTTTTTCACTTCTACCATCTTACGTCTTCTTATTTCTCTGCCTTCTCTGCTTCGTGATCAATCATTCTATCGATATGACAAGGACGAAATATCTCGCAGTTACGATACCCTTGCATACGTGATAATATGCAACGAAATAAGAAACCTTATAAACTAGGTGAGAGTTCGCTGCAAGTGAAGTGCTGCCACTTTCTTGACTCTAGCTTGAGAGCTTTTGTTTACGTCTCGAATACAAGTAACCTCAATCCCTTCATGCCAAACATCATGAACAAAACTTTTTTGGTTGGGAATGAAGGTTTTTCAGGGCTATTACCCGATTTGGCAGTGGTATCAATTTATACCGTAACTGTAATTTACTTGGCTCCAGAGTTCacatgatagatagatagatagatagattacacagcATGGTCCCACAAGGGAACCGCCGGAACTACTAGAACTACCCTAGAGCGAGCTCACCCCTCTTTGGAGGTGGTAGACCATAGGGAGCCCAGCAGCCTCGTACTACTCTACACAAATGGTGTACTGTAGTACTAATACGATTGTCAGAAGTACGGTAACACATGTACCTCATCGTTTGGAGATCACTCATGTGTGATCCAGAGTTGACGGCGTCGAAATACTGAGGATGTATATGTATAAGGCAAGGGGAATGTAATTATTCCATGCGTATCCCATGCAATCAGACAGCCTTTGTCATCAGTAAAGTTGATGACCAATGAGTCGGTAGGTCGTTGTTTGTCTCCACCACATATTAAAACAGCTCTACTGCCACAAGTTCTTTCATCCGCCAGCAACCCTAGCTATCATGCATGTGGAACTGATGGAAGTCCGTAAAACATTCGTACTTTCCAGTACTTCGCCGACTCGCCCCTATCTAGGTCTCTGCTCCTGGCCTTGCGTATATCTGCCTTGGCGGATTTGTTGTCGCGGTTCGTCTGCAGTTCTGCTCGTCTATGACTCTTTCTAAAGCATCCGCTAGTTTTCTGTGGTTTCCTTGCTAGTGAGGGAGAAGGTATGAAAGCTTGAGAAGCGGTAATCGGCCTCGCTGACCCTACCATTGCATACCAGTTCAACGTCAACGAAGTCCTCCTCGGAACCATTTTTGGAATAGCCATGGGTCCCTATGGAGCTGATATCTTTAATCCACGTTCATGGGGGCCATTGGAAGAGAAGATAACCTTGGAGGTCACACGCGTGGTCCTCGCTATCGGATTATTCATCATTGGCATTGACCTACCAAAAAATTACATGTACAGGCATATCAGGGGTCTCTTGGTGATGGTGGTACCTACCATGGCTATCGGCTGGGTTCTCATTGCTGGTGAGCTTACGTACAATATTCTCCATGTCATCCCCATCTCAATTTCCCGTCTAACCGTAGGATTCCTCAAGATGCTTTTCCCAAAGCTTGGGTTCATCTCATGCCTCGCGATATCGGCGTGTTTGACTCCTACTGACCCTATTATTTGTGCTTCCATTGTCGGTCCGTACAGTTTCGTGACGTAAAGTTTGCAAATTATTTATTTCCCATTCCTTGCAGGGGGCAAATTTGCGGAACGATATGTTCCCCTCACTCTTCGCCAGTTACTGTCGGCGGAGTCAGCCGCAAACGACGGCCTGGCGTATCCATTCCTGACCATTACACTGTTTCTTACCTTAGAATCATCTACACCGGTGGCATTCGAAAAATGGTTTCTGATTGGATGCCTATGTTTGTATCAGAACCTATCCTCTCTCTAGCACAAGATTAACAAAATATCCAGACCAAGTTGTGCTCGGCACCGTTCTTGGGAGTGTTCTCGGTGAGTTGCTCCCGCAAACTCTTTTTTCATTTCATGAATCTTCGCCGTTGTTGGCACAACCTTTCATCCAGGTGTTACCTTCTCGTTCATCATGAAGTTGTCCATGAGGAAAGGGTTGATCGACACAGAATCTTACTTGACACAGCAACTCGCACTTGGGTTGCTCACAATGGGTATCGTCAGTACCATTGGTAGTGATGACCTTTTAGCTGCATTTGCCGCAGGTGGGATGTTTCTCAATCTCGAGTCAATATTTAGTTTCCCACGACGCCTTGTTTAGGATCCGCTCTCTCTTGGGATGGCAAGTTCAATGTTCATATTGAGAACGAGACATTCGCCTCTATTATCGACTTTGTTCTAAACTGTGCATGCTTCATCTACATCGGAGCTTGGCTTCCGTTCGAGAAGTTCAATTCGGAGGCGCTTGGAATTGAGGTTTGGCGTCTTTTCGTCCTCCTGATCGTTGTTATCTTGCTCCGCCGAATCCCTGCCCTGCTTTCTTTGGGCCCATGGGTGCCGGAGATTAGAGATTGGAAGGAAGCCTTGTTTTGCGGTCATTTTGGTAATCCCTTTCTGACTCCTATCTCGTATTTCTCTTGATTTCCTGCTCTCTAGGTCCTGTGAGATTTTACTTTACTAGTTTGGAGATGAAAGATCTAATAGGAACCAGATGGGCGTCGGTGCCGTGTTTGTTTCGAGTCTGGCCCTTACCAAGCTTCCAAGACCTCATGATCCTCCGCAAAGCCAACCAGAAGTACTGGCTGCCATGATTCAACCTATCGTAGCGTTCGTCGTGCTAGGGTCTATCATCATACGTGCGTACATCATTTAGCAATTGGCAGACGACTGTTCTGTTCAACCTtactttcttttcctttgtgAAGATGGGCTCTCGGTGGCCATTT
Above is a genomic segment from Marasmius oreades isolate 03SP1 chromosome 4, whole genome shotgun sequence containing:
- a CDS encoding uncharacterized protein (BUSCO:EOG09260CKC), whose amino-acid sequence is MSSWQAGQPTPSPSHPQSSPALTGSQDRPHRPHPPTRASTMDANDREKSDVAQNLPPHSRSDDLSHYQSSPSPKRNSNSSLHSSDSTSSSSSGKPRPPPTTASTTSTSLVSASCASCGKPMYGPFVRALGTVFHLNCFKCMDCGDVVASKFFPIEGPDGKQQPLCERDYFRRLNLICAKCGMALRGSYITACNKKFHVEHFTCSICPTLFGPQDSYYEHDGDVYCHFHYSTRFATKCAGCSTAILKQFVEINRNQRDECWHPECYMINKFWNVKVVSRRPTSIDAGDQEGEPPYAEEEQKETPASLKEKQIRMEQQVYRIWTVLSAFEESSAACISDMLRQVSSGQYLDAIRMAEKFILHVEVLFATIDDLEFQFARLNMKGMSHVREARMLCRKTVELFTLLSHTQETGSRRMGMTQELLALVTGLAHYLKILIRIALTGALKLERENENVSSTGEVIIVRDAMAGFLDKLHLLAVQQGNPSARRLIKGKGAVTMVNGMAGEDDGWRPDLNQGTQGVTYGFRSLAPEYAGESPFNPLSGGGGIGPSDSSGILGDGSEAEGSSSRHVSSSHPPSDLCIKCNLTVEEDCVRLGTYQRWHSQCVQCPVCGKVAAAPIPAKEKEGSSSGAAQDSSSSSQATSNAVPPANGPSPSAAQQPPKPTTSRRPPANVSIFVYEVSSIVETTSFGMVPIVILCTEHAHAGCKGGFKAVQRLEQYAFLLNVALRRLYLLLRRQGVVPDSPAVPSSPPQADSDPYRNSADIMRMKQVHLGRKLSSTARLPKRSTIVESPTGRSVAPSEIHHKSQDGRQHHHQQHPQHGQSQAQQSKSPSLSNQPPPLSLQQQHFQQQQYQQHLQQQQIRHGAGPEWGVHQGQGQVIKPPFARNNTEVMIVDESAPNSPSIGDEAGPMGMGGVHINSSGATVQEGITLADLPQLMEAAQAREQQRSLPRLNSIPYIAELSALELAIIKHSAVLALSKSHLKDQLDLDELLELVEIKKSGFWKTLFKGDKKNVKKKGVFGIPLELLVEKEGVDSLLGASRATLRVPTFIDDVISAMRQMDMSVEGIFRKNGNIRRLKELTEAIDRDPLSVDLTQDNPVQLAALLKKFLRDLPDPLLTFKLHRLLVASQSVPQEADRKRLLHMLSIIMPKSHRDTMEVLFVFLKWVASFAHMDEETGSKMDSGNLATVICPSILYSRGRDPARDESFGAIRVVTSLLENQDEFFAVPEEFMSILHDQDYFANSMELPAKDFMRKCETYQRLKSGNGRTPVPGGPGQLYNGHNGSAPRFPTPLTPNVERPQPTMMMGGGPPPTDRRPLPTGSPSSYNLPHPHHPPMAQPTATYPASSVNSPASQSMATLTSPRTPQPSSEERQNITRPITSNGVSSRPTSYVQSRPSMEQQHHSANSFNNGYQPALRQRT